Within the Bombyx mori chromosome 24, ASM3026992v2 genome, the region acacgcacacgcaatGTCCAAATGTGGGCGAATAACAATCTCGGCCGTCCACACTACAAAAACTGTAATTATCGTgacatcggaaataatatcgaggggtgataAACTATTTGGTTAATAGCCTAAACCCAATCTACGCAATAAAGAAAATGGTATTTGATGAACCAAGTGCCTTAATACTCATGAATCgcttcatagattatacacttaatatatttgagaaatCGCTTGGTTggttgcaataaaaacatactgttacgccggtaagagtgacgccatctatcgccgaatagccgaaggAATATCGAAGTACAACtctatctattgtcagatagcggaaacagaAATCGAAAGTACTCGACTCGtgaggaatattctcgataattctaggggtgtcgtatcggctataaaagcgttgcaggaatggcacgcagtcagtcagtaatcagaactactcgaagcgaagcagcgaacggatcacctgaagtgaagcggaacaagcgaattgagactggcgggtagccatcatacaacgcaataTAATTGACAgaagcctgaatctcgcttacgacattttcaagataagctggCATATTTACAAGTTcccaacaacaacatttggtCCCCCTctcgactaggcgcgtcaatacctccgcccccgccgttcgcccaatcacgatgttcgaccagcccataccgtgggccccgaaggtcaaatatttaggcgtcaccctcgacagtaggattacattccgcccccacatcaagacggtacgcgaccgtgccgccttcattctaggacgtctctacccgatgatatgtaggcgaagtaaaatgtcccttagaaataaggtgacactctacaaaacttgcatacgccccgtcatgacctatgcaagtgtagtgttcgctcacgcggcccgcatacacctaaaaacatttcaaattattcaatcccgtttttgcaggatagccgtcggagccccgtggttcgtcaggaacgtcgacctccatgacgacctggacttagagcccatcagtaagtatcttcagtcggcgtccatgcgccacttcgataaagcggcacgacacgagaaccctctcatcgtggccgccggtaactacatccccgatcctgcggacagaatggaaagcagtcgacgtcgcccaaaacacgtcatctcggatcctcctgatccactaacggtgcttttaggtacttcaagcaccggtcaccgttctcgtcgaacccgtcgcttgcgacgaagggctcgacgagtaaattaactctcagacacagcccactgagtttctcgccggatcttctcagtataTCATTTTGATATATTGCCACTTAATTATCTGTGCGTGTGATAATTTGTACTTGTATAAATAAGGattcatttttatgattatagaTTAATCTGTATTACGCTTACGTGCTCTATACGTGAAAACCACACCTTTGAGATTGTCAAGGGGTTTTATTGCTTGCGAATAACAGTAGCGTAGTGCACCCTGAGACGCAGCcaactgcccactgagtttctcgccgaatcttctcagtgtgtcgcgtttccgatccggtggtagattctgcgaagcacggctcttgctagggttcgtgttagcaacatcgtcaggtttgagccccgtgagctcacctactaaagttagggttacgctgacatagccgctagggctatcagcttaggtaggaaaaaaaaaaaaaaaaaaaaacaacatttggaccgtcagtctaccgagcaatatgacccgctcggtggaagatcttccctttgtcgtatattcctacaagacttttaaagtgtttgtgaagtgttggGTTCTAAGTACTAAAACAGTGTTACTTTATACTTTGctggaacttttttaattactctTCTTCCTAATGTTAAAATTTACAAGGAACTATATCAACATCAAAGAACAACAAAGAATAAATCAattgaaaacttaaaaaaaatattcgtttatTATTCATTTGAGCACATTGCCCGTACACATCTTAAGGTATGTTAGCCAGATAATCCTTCACGTGGGCTGGCTCTAAGCGACGGAACCCGCTCGCGTCACAGATGCCAACTTCTATGTTATCTGCAGTCATTTGACCCTCAAAACCTTCCTTAAGGGTCAAGATAGCTGTGTGAACTGCGTCATCTAACTCCAAGTCTTCTGTATATCTGGAAAAAATAAtatctgtagtagtgtagtataggactagaggctatatgtaggtcggatctgtgtctgtttgtgtacgagaagagctcgggatcagaacagagctgcagaggactgtgcctgtagtagtgtagtataggactagaggctagatgtaggtcggatctgtgtctgtttgtgtacgagaagagctcgggatcagtacagagctgcagaggactgtgtctatagtagtgaagtataggactagaggctagatgtaggtcggatctgtgtctgtttgtgcacgagaagagctcgggatcagtacagagcacAGAGTGATATTTACCTTTTTTCAAGGAAAGTTTTTCCATTATTAAAGTTCTTTCCCATGGCTGTGGCTTTCCATGCAAAATAGGCTCCGGAGGGGTCACACTGGAACAGGTAAGGACGTCCTTCTTCCCAGCCACAGATCAATAGAGATACCCCAAAGGGTCGGACGCCACTGAAACAGAATTTAGTTTGAGCGATATGCATACACACTCTTAATTTCAGCCCGAAGATctgtttagctagtttatttaaaGGCCAGTTTGTAGACAAAGTAACAAACACTTTTTAACTGGTTTTAAGTAAATACTTAGTATGTTGTCCATGGACTTATCATAGAAAACCATTCATTCATTCAGAAAACCATAAAACCattcattttactggtggtaggacctcttgtgagtccgcacgggtaggtaccaccaccccgcctatttctgctgtgaagcagtaatgcgtttcagtttgaagggtgggacagccgttgtaactataccgataccttagacttagaactcacatctcaaggtgggtggcagcagttacgttgcagatgtctagtaaccaattaacactacGTGGgctgagatcgtccatccatcaataaaaaaaaaaataaaaaaaaaaataaaaaaaaaaacaacatttatatAGAACTGAAAATGAGATACCTTAATTAAAACATTCAATCACTATTTATGTAAATCAAGGAAGccaattaagatggcgccaccgtagcaagtggaaagatttaaaaaacagcGCTATAAACTATTAGAGtaggatattaaattaaaaagaaatgtaacattttctttttattgcttagatgggtggacgagcccacctggtgttaagtggttactggagaccatagacagctacaacgtaaatgcatcatccaccttgagatataagttctaaggtcttaagtatagttacaacggctgccctacccttcaaaccgaaacgcattactgcttcacggcagaaataggcagtgtagtgtacatacccgcgcggactcagaagaggtcctaccaccagtaaaattactgCATTTGTAGTGTTAACGAAACCTCAATAGCGTTTGTATAATGCATCTATAAGGAAAGTTTTAAAGAAACATCTGCCTTAACAGtgattcgctgaatctaccaacggatccgACACCCAAAGCCATATAGATCCACTCACCCCGACTGTGTGTACTCCTGCATGACCGTAGCTACTCGTTGCACTAATTGCGCAGTCGGGATCGGCTCATGATACATCAAGAAGTACTGCTGGGCCATCTTCCTTGCTTGAGTCACCAGTAGACGATAGTCTGGACCCATTCCCGAGTAAACCATGCCTGTAATAAACAAGAAATGATTACTTTTTGTAGTGTAATGTGTACAGTTTTAAGCTTTTCGACAAGTTTTGTTGTGCAAACATTCCTAAAGGGTCtattaaatctataaaatatgATAGTACAGTAGCGATCAACAATATTACCTCTATGAAGTTTCTGTTCGGTATATGGAAAGTTTAAATTAAGATACTATTCTACTTTAAAAGGtatattaatgatttttttatactgtTGAGTGCTAGTGTGTTAGGGTTTTTCTGGAGAGGATTACTTGTACCAACGTCAATTAGTTACCTGTTTCCTTAATTCAAGCCAATAATGTATCCCGAATTTGTATCTAGTAAGCTAAAGCTATgctcatatttatatataccaTAGACATTTTCCCTCATATTGACCAAG harbors:
- the LOC732876 gene encoding proteasome 25 kDa subunit translates to MASERYSFSLTTFSPSGKLVQIEYALAAVAAGGTSVGIKASNGVVIATENKHKSILYDEHSVNKVEMITGHIGMVYSGMGPDYRLLVTQARKMAQQYFLMYHEPIPTAQLVQRVATVMQEYTQSGGVRPFGVSLLICGWEEGRPYLFQCDPSGAYFAWKATAMGKNFNNGKTFLEKRYTEDLELDDAVHTAILTLKEGFEGQMTADNIEVGICDASGFRRLEPAHVKDYLANIP